The genomic stretch CCTAAACTTGACTTCAATGTCTTTTTCTCTAACTCTAACCCTTCCGACAGAAGTTCTAAAACCTCATTTGTCAACCTTAACATCTCTTTATTGTATTCTTCTGTCACTTCCCTATCATTCATCAATAAAATTGTATAAATTCCATTACATAATCAAGGGTTTGTTTTGATGAacttaaaaaacaaaaaaaatctttttttttgaatatatttttttaaatcttatataaaaaaataaaaaaattttatatttgtatatcttatataattttttttatttatcaattatatttgaatataataatataaaaatattttttatttattatataaaattatttttttaaaaaaatctttttaaaaaaatttaaattatagctttttaaaaaaaaatattttttaattttttaatatttttatttttactactaaaaatttattaaatatgctaaaaattattaaaaaatcttttttttatcaagTTAATAACATCCAAGTAAACACTAAATTATCTAATGAATAGATATTAAGACATTTTGCGAATAGGCTCAAATATTTGGTTGATGTTAATCTATAGCAGTTACTATAAAATAACTCATACTTGTTGTATGTTATGAATTAATTAAATACATCCTgcaatattaataattaatcaattaagTTTACTAATCAGTAATCACGAACCTATAGGAGGGAGGGTTTTTGGGCCACTTGTCATAGTTGACCCTAGAAGAAGGAGCCATGATATGGAAAAAATAGTCAACCCACTCCACCTTCTCTTCAAGGTTCTTGGTCATCTTTGTCCCATAACCTTCAAAGTTCCCATTAGAAGGGTCATTAGCATAAGCCTCTTTCTCCTTTTGAGGCAGGGCAAAGAACTCTTCCCCCACCTCTTGCAACCGTTTGAACAGCCACGGCGATATGCTGTGGCTGGTCAAGAGGAAGAATCCCCATTGGGAAGCCGCTTCGGCGACTTCCCTCACGAGGAGATCATGGTGTGGTTGAGAGAGAGAAATTACGGGTACGGTTACACCCTCCACGGCTTTAGTGTTCTCAGGACGCTCATTAACTGGGCGAATGAACTGTGGTGGAAGCTCCTTAAGTTGGTTACTGAAAGCCAAGGTTTGGATTCTTTCTACTTCCATTATATATGGAATGTATTGGAAAATAAGCTTAATGTGTGAATTGATGTGATATATTGGGAAatagtttatattttattgGAGTTATATAAGGAAGCAATTAAGGTCATTTTATATATGGACCGAACATTCAACCATCTTGAAGTCTTATCCAACCCTACGAATGTAACATAGATCATatatcatatgttttcaaacttACCGTTCATTCATAAATGGACTTGTAACTTACTTATTTAAGAGATCCTTTTTATGTTTTAGTTTGATTtttgatatataaataaaatttaattttgattcgTGTTGGTGTAAAGTAATTTTATACGTGCATCCAATTATATAATGCCACATtagtaaaaataactatttttcaCATTAACTGTATAGATGATtagatgataaaaaaaatggaTGTAATTACATGACTGTCCAAAATATTTTACATCGTcagtgcattaaaattaaacttatataaatattgtaaaatattttacatgataacccaattaaattttttttatgaataagtATTCAAGAAACAGGGTAAAAAAACCTATTTGCTAACTTGATAATAACATGGAATTAACTTGATTATTATAAAGAATCATTACATGCATTGTCTAGAATATTATTGGAActtttgatattaaaaaaattattataaagtaTAACTTTTTAAGATGgtatagaaattaaaatttgaatttttttaaaataaaaaataataaatagttgtataatataaaaacactaactatatttatacaatatgttatttaaaaaataataaaaatattatattaattaaattatcatttaatttataaaattaagtgTAGAACTTAATATATAATGGCTAATTAATTATGGctgaaaattaaaaagttacAAACTTATATATTGATCGAAAATTGATGGCTTAAATGAATAACTGGTGGGCcgtaaaataatttaatagatttgattaaattattatctaacaaatttttttcatatgaaATTAACAGCACCCAAATTTCACCTCTAcacaaattataattaacaacTAATTCAACAACTTAGTACCACCATGATTATTTGATTCACCtgtgatttttaaaaaaaatataattgacTGTTTGTgctttcatcattttttttcatttgaattaattaattatataaaaatacattCATAATAACATCTTAACATTTGTTCGTAGGGGTGTCCGCGGATCGGATCGAATTGGATATGGCAAAAAATATGATCCGATCTGCACAATTTttatcggatcggatcggatatgatATCCACACTTTTTAGTGccggatccgatccgatccgcaaatatgcggatcggatcggatatcagatatatccgcataattaagtcttcttttttaatcatatttcaatgtaaaaaaattcaataaaaatatttttcatacttttaaacttatttattcctaaatatttta from Arachis stenosperma cultivar V10309 chromosome 9, arast.V10309.gnm1.PFL2, whole genome shotgun sequence encodes the following:
- the LOC130951957 gene encoding flavonol synthase/flavanone 3-hydroxylase-like, giving the protein MEVERIQTLAFSNQLKELPPQFIRPVNERPENTKAVEGVTVPVISLSQPHHDLLVREVAEAASQWGFFLLTSHSISPWLFKRLQEVGEEFFALPQKEKEAYANDPSNGNFEGYGTKMTKNLEEKVEWVDYFFHIMAPSSRVNYDKWPKNPPSYREVTEEYNKEMLRLTNEVLELLSEGLELEKKTLKSSLGDEKIELEMKINMYPPCPQPELALGVEPHTDMSALTLLVSNEVSGLQIWKDNKWVAVDYLQNAIFVHIGDQLEILSNGKYKSVLHRSLVNKECKRMSWAVFVVPPHEVVIGPLPPLLNDHNPPKFSIKTYAEYRHCKFNKLPQ